The Salinivibrio kushneri genomic interval CGGCTTTGGCTGTACCGTTCCTGCCGTGATGGCAACGCGCACATTAGAACAGGTTCACGAGCGCAAAACCGCAGCCGCGATGGCGACATTTATGTCCTGTGGCGCCCGCCTTCCGGTATACGCCCTCTTTGCCGCGGCGTTTTTCCCACAAAATGGTCAAAACCTTGTTTTCGGCCTCTACTTACTTGGCATTATTGCTGCGATCATCACCGGCCTGATACTGCGTCATACCCTTTATCCAGGGCATAGTGAAAGCCTGTTGATGACACTTCCAGACTACGAACTGCCGCGTGTGCGCCATGTGATGAGCAATACCTGGCAAAAGCTGCGTCGATTTGTTCTGGGTGCCGGTAAAACCATTGTTATCGTGGTAACCATTCTGACCTTCTTTAACTCTCTGGGCACCGATGGGTCGTTCGGACACGAAGACAGCGAGTCTTCCGTCCTGTCGAAAACAGCACAAGTAATCACGCCGGCCCTATCACCTATCGGGATTGAAGAGGATAATTGGCCTGCTACCGTCGGGTTGGTGACGGGTCTGTTTGCCAAAGAGGCGGTGGTCGGCACCTTGAATAACCTTTATGCGCCCAGCGAAGAAGCGGAAGAAGAGCCCACACTGGGAGAAGCGCTGGTCGAAGCGGTTCAGAGCATTCCGGAAAACTTATTTGGCATTGATTATACCGACCCATTGGCTATTGACGTCGGTGAGATTGAAAACACCGAAGCCGCCGCACAAGCGCAAGAAGTCAGTATGACAACGTTTGATAATTTGCACCGTCAATTCACTAGCACCGCCAGCGTAATGGCTTATCTTATTGTTATCCTGCTTTATACCCCATGTGTTGCCGCTCTAGGTGCCTACACACGTGAGTTTGGTCGCCGGTTTGCCCTGTTTGTGGCGAGCTGGTCAATGCTGCTAGCGGTAAGCGGTGCCACGCTATGCTACCAATTCAGTCAGTTGAGTGTCGCCACCACGCCAGCCACACTCTACATCACTGGCCTTTGTGCCTTACTGATTGTCGTGGTAGCACTCATGCGCTATGTCGGCAAACATCCCCATTGGTTTAAGGAGACCTACTATGATCCTGCAAAAGCTCAAAGCCAGTGTCATTCAGGCGGGTGTCATTAGTCGCCTCGATCTCGCCAACCAATACGGGATCAGTCCTGATGGAATCGACGCCATGATGGCAACCTGGGTCAAACGCGGGGTGGTTATTCGACAATCGGGGCGTAAGGATCCGCAAGATATCCACTACCGTTTGGCACACCAGAATGAAATACAATGCTTCAGCATTATATAGCATCGTAGCCATCGCCATTTTACTAGGCAGCTTTTAAGCTGCCTTTTTATTACCTACCGTCTTCTCTCGCCCTCCCCTAACGTTGATGCACCTCACTATACCTCCTTGAGCACGCTGTTCTATGATAAAAAGAGAGCGATGTGAGGGTGTAAGCCATGAGTCGTTATCAAACCCAATCAAGCGAGGCACAGTACCAGCCCGGCTCTGGTGAGCAAGTGCTTAAAAATCATATTGGGGTGACGGAACCAACCGAAATGGACGATATCGAGGCTAACTTGCTCTCGAAATTGTACGAGCGGGTGTTCACCGGCGGCCATTTCCCGCGCCAATTAAGATTTGGCACCCTCGCCAGCTGGCATCGACAATGGCTGGGCAATGTTTACCCATGGGCAGGTCAGGTGAGAAATGTTGAGCTAAGTAAAGGTGGATTTCGTTTTACTTCCCCCAAACAGATTGGGCCCTGTTTGCGGCAGTTTGAAAGCGCCTTCCTCAGCCAATACCCTGAGGTATCTGTGATGCCGCGCGCGACACTCATTCGTTACCTTGCACAAAGTCATGTTGAGTTGATACTTATTCACCCATTTCGAGAAGGAAATGGACGTATATCGCGATTACTTATTGATGTGCTATGCCAACAGGCAGGGTTAGGACTGCTGGACTATCGGCTTTGGGAGGAAAACAAAGATTTTTACGTTGCCGCCATCCAAGCGGGGGTTGGGCATGATTATCAGCACATGGAACGGCTCATTGACGACATTTTGCCGCGTCATCCACTCCCCATCTCAATCGGCGAGCGTTAGGTTTTGATACTTATGTTTATTGGTTTTCAGTCTTGCTTCCACTTCTTCTGTTGATGCTTGCGTCTCGATTGCGGTCGAGCTTGCCACTGCACGCTCTATCATAGCGGGCGTGATTTTTTTTGCTTTTTTCTGCATTAATCGCCTTTTCACAGTCACACTTGTCATCATTGATTAAATTTTAGTCAAAAAAAGGCGTCAATTCAACGCGGAGTGCGGTCTATTTTCTGCAAAATTGTGAAGCACAACGTGCAGACTGAGCACGGAGCAAAACATACAAAAACGGCGACCCTAAAGGCCGCCGTCTTGTTCATTAATGGTGCCCCGGGCCGGACTTGAACCGGCACAGCGCGAACGCCGAGGGATTTTAAATCCCTTGTGTCTACCAATTCCACCACCAGGGCACACAATCTTTTCAGCCGCTTTCGCCACTGTTTTATATTTGGAGCGACATACGAGGTTCGAACTCGTGACCTCGACCTTGGCAAGGTCGCGCTCTACCAGCTGAGCTAATGTCGCTTATTTATTCAAACGTTAATTAACGCTTGGAAAATTGGTTGCGGGAGGCGGATTTGAACCACCGACCTTCGGGTTATGAGCCCGACGAGCTACCAAACTGCTCCATCCCGCGTCCGTATTGTTTTAGCCAGAGTTCATGGAGGCGCGTCCCGGAGTCGAACCGAGGTCCACGGATTTGCAATCCGCTGCATAGCCACTCTGCCAACGCGCCTTGGCGCTTCACCTCTCGGCTAAGTGGTTTGAATTCTACATAAGTTTTTTCACCTGTCACGAAAAAATTATCATTTTAGCGTTTAACCGACGATTATTTATCCAAACATAACATTTCACTATTCTCTCGGCGCTAAGTGAGCCCACAAAAGGCCGATCAACGTAGCGACGAACGCAACATTGACAATAATGCCAGCCCGATTAATCAGGGCTGGCACCTACCTACATTAGTGATTCACCTAGACATCCGCGAGCAGGCGTTCGCGTTCGTCTTTTTCAATCAGTTCCCAATGACGACCTTGCTGCGCCCCCGCGAGCTTCCAAAGTAGATTGATATCGATATCTTTACCGTGTGTCATTTGCACTCGACGAAACATTTCTTGCGGCGCCATGCTGTAAAACGTTGATACGTCCTTTACACCCGACTTTTTTAACATCCTTTCAATGGTTAAACGTAAGTTGGGTAAATCCCGCAACCGAAGACTGGATGCCGATACTTTCTGCGCTTTATCTTTGATCGCACGCTGTAACGACTGCTCAATCATCGCAGGCAAATCAGGATCATGACCTAAGTAGAGTGCGGTTACATCATAATAGTTAACCACCGCTGAGGTGCTTTTCTTCACATGAACAAATTTATCACACCCTTTAGCGATCAACTTGTCGGTGAGTTGGCCTCCCCCTCGTAGATAAACATGCTTTCCAGTAAGCAGCGCAAACATCGCCTCTCGACAGAAAAAGCCAATACCACCAAACATAGAGCGTTGCTCCATCTCCCCATAACTATCCAGAAAACGCATTAATTGGGCTTCAAATTGCTTCGCCATCGAAAACTCTCCTTCAGCGAATAGATGTTCATATCCAGCCATCAGCCGGCCCATAAACATGACTGATAATTTAGTCAATGTGCATGATTATTTTAACGGGAGGAGGTTGCATCAAATGACAATCAAATACTATGCATCTGATCACTTATCTTTAAATAGTCCTTTCATTGAGTGTGGTTTTTGTCACATTTATTACAAACATTTTTTCTTCGTTAAATAAAGTTCTCGACACATCTATGCTTAACTCATCGTCACGAGTGCGCTAAATTGAGAGTGATAGGCGAATAGTCAGGGAGCCGACATGTCGAGACACCCGCTGTTAATAGAAGCAAGTCATTTATTGCCTGGGGGATTGCACAGCTATGTGCTGTCTGAGTCATGTTACTTACAAATGCTTCAGCAGGCAGGCGAACCACCGCGTCTTTTGGTCGCGATGAAAAATGAGGATGAGGGTCAGCAGCGGCCGCACGCGATTTCTCCTATCGTCACGCTTTGCGAGATTGCAGACTTCAACCGTCATGGTGCGCATGAAATTGCGTTGACGTTACAAGGGATTGAAAGTGTCAAGGTGACTGCGATCGACGCGGGTGAAGGTGACGTCAATATGGCGCATTATACGCCGTTACCAAAATGGCAACGCCACACAGTTCCCGACCACTACCTCTATCTGAGTGAAAAGCTGCAGCAATATTATCGCTCGAATCCGACACGCCACGAACACTTCCAGTTAACGCAGTACGATGACATTGGCTGGGTCTGTCTTCGCTGGTTGGAGTTACTTCCTATCGAAGTGAAGCAGAAACAGCTTCTACTGTCCCAGCCGACTGCCTTATTGGTGGCCGAGTTTATTGATAAATTATTGCGGTATCCGCTTATTGACGACGACTAAGTCAGCGACAGATGAAGGGAGTTGTATAAATTATCATCAAAGACGCCAGCAGGCTCACCGATTGAGAGAAAGGCGGTTCTCTTTTATTCTGCGCCCCATTACTATGCAGGCTGCTGACAAATACTATCAGGACTTATGGATCATCTTTCATTTTTTTGGGTCTCACCGGATCGTGATAAGTACTTACGTTCCCTAGAAACCGAGTTTTATAAGCGCGCCGTCGAAAGCATCCGCGTCAATCGTCTCTCCCTGCCCCCTTTACCGGATGCCGTTCTATCAATACAACGGGCCAGTAAGCGATCGGATACCACCATGCGGGATATTGCCAATCTCTTACTGGAAGATCCGAGTTTATGTGGGGCCGTGCTTAACGCCGGGAATTCTGCTTTGTTCGCGCCTCGCGCGACAGGCCAGTGCAAAGATGTTCAAACCGCCGTCTCTCGACTTGGCGTTGATCGCGTTTTAGGGATCATCACAGCCGCCGCCGTCTATCAACTTAAGAGTGATGCCTCATTTTCCAAGGCCTGCAACGCGCTATTGAAAAAAAGTGCGCAAAAATCCCGGGAGCTTGCCGCTGCGATGGCATTGGTGACGCAAAGAGTCAGGAACTACTGTGATGAGCCGCTTTCAGTGGAACCCGAAAAAGCACTGATAGTGGGTTTGCTTGCGGATATTGGCTTATACAGCGTGATAGGCGAGTTCCAACGCTTTATGAATCAGGGCCACTATCTAAAATTTGACATTGCCGAGCGCGTCTTCTTTTCACTGGCGGGCGACTGCAGTCGTCTTGTGCTCAAACAATGGCAGTTTGACCGTGACTTTATCGAAGTCGCCATCAACAACAAGCTTTACACAAAGCCACGCCCCGATATCACCTATTTAGATATCGCGAGAATGGCAAATCACTTGTTAATGTTTCGCAATCAAGATGACGCGATAGAGGATCATGAGGTGGAAATCACTGCGCCTGGCGCAGAAGCGTTATATGAGCTATCCAGCCTCGACGACAAAGAGTTCTCGCGCCAGCTACACCAAGTCATGGACGCAAGCAGTATCTGACACAAACCAGGGTGGTCTTCCCTTTCACCACCCTTGTCTGATTTTATTGACCCACCTATTAACCGGTTGATAACCTCAAGCTCTACTTTCTTAACACCGAGCACAATCAGATGTTTTCAGGGATGCTACTCATCTTCTCGCCGCTTATTATCGGCTATTTAATCCCCATTAAGCAGGTGCGCTACCTCAACGCTGTCAATACCCTGACGATGCGGCTAGTGATGGTCATTTTAGTGTTGATGGGCTTAAG includes:
- a CDS encoding LON peptidase substrate-binding domain-containing protein; this translates as MSRHPLLIEASHLLPGGLHSYVLSESCYLQMLQQAGEPPRLLVAMKNEDEGQQRPHAISPIVTLCEIADFNRHGAHEIALTLQGIESVKVTAIDAGEGDVNMAHYTPLPKWQRHTVPDHYLYLSEKLQQYYRSNPTRHEHFQLTQYDDIGWVCLRWLELLPIEVKQKQLLLSQPTALLVAEFIDKLLRYPLIDDD
- a CDS encoding TfoX/Sxy family DNA transformation protein, which translates into the protein MAKQFEAQLMRFLDSYGEMEQRSMFGGIGFFCREAMFALLTGKHVYLRGGGQLTDKLIAKGCDKFVHVKKSTSAVVNYYDVTALYLGHDPDLPAMIEQSLQRAIKDKAQKVSASSLRLRDLPNLRLTIERMLKKSGVKDVSTFYSMAPQEMFRRVQMTHGKDIDINLLWKLAGAQQGRHWELIEKDERERLLADV
- a CDS encoding FeoC-like transcriptional regulator, with protein sequence MILQKLKASVIQAGVISRLDLANQYGISPDGIDAMMATWVKRGVVIRQSGRKDPQDIHYRLAHQNEIQCFSII
- a CDS encoding Fic/DOC family protein; translation: MSRYQTQSSEAQYQPGSGEQVLKNHIGVTEPTEMDDIEANLLSKLYERVFTGGHFPRQLRFGTLASWHRQWLGNVYPWAGQVRNVELSKGGFRFTSPKQIGPCLRQFESAFLSQYPEVSVMPRATLIRYLAQSHVELILIHPFREGNGRISRLLIDVLCQQAGLGLLDYRLWEENKDFYVAAIQAGVGHDYQHMERLIDDILPRHPLPISIGER
- a CDS encoding HDOD domain-containing protein, whose protein sequence is MDHLSFFWVSPDRDKYLRSLETEFYKRAVESIRVNRLSLPPLPDAVLSIQRASKRSDTTMRDIANLLLEDPSLCGAVLNAGNSALFAPRATGQCKDVQTAVSRLGVDRVLGIITAAAVYQLKSDASFSKACNALLKKSAQKSRELAAAMALVTQRVRNYCDEPLSVEPEKALIVGLLADIGLYSVIGEFQRFMNQGHYLKFDIAERVFFSLAGDCSRLVLKQWQFDRDFIEVAINNKLYTKPRPDITYLDIARMANHLLMFRNQDDAIEDHEVEITAPGAEALYELSSLDDKEFSRQLHQVMDASSI